The DNA sequence TACAGATTGAATTACAATCACGACTATCAATGGGTTTGGTTAACTCTCCAATGCAGGGTGCTGCGATACGAACAGTGATTAGCAATGTGGTCACTGCACAGCCGATAGGAATAAAAGATGGTATCGACTTCTGCCATGCAGGTAAGGTCAGAAAAATCGATGTTGTGGGAATAAGAACACAACTTGCAGCAGGTGCTATTCCCGTTATTTCACCTATTGGTTATTCTGTCACCGGTGAGGTTTTTAATCTTCTTGCTGAAGAAGTGGCAACACAAGTAGCAGTCGGATTACAAGCTGATAAATTGATTGGTTTTTGCTCTAATACTGGGTTGCTGGATGAGCAGGGTCAGGTTATTACTGAATTATTACCTGAGCAAGCGCAACAGTATGTTGATTTAATGGAGCAAGAGTCTGAACATGCTTCTGGTACATTACGTTTTTTACGTGCGGCGCTAGCGGCATGTCAAGCAGGTGTGGCGCGTAGCCATTTAATAAGTTATTACCAGGATGGTGCTTTATTAAAAGAGTTGTTTACCCGAGACGGGGTTGGTACTCAGATAGTAAAAGAGAGTTATGAGAAAATAAGAACAGCAACGATTGACGATATTGGTGGTTTATTGGAACTGATAGAGCCGCTCGAACAACAGGGCATTTTAGTCAAACGTTCACGTGAGCTATTAGAGAATGAAATTGGATATTTTGAAATTGTAGAACGGGACGGCATGGTGATTGGCTGTGCTGCACTTTATCCCTTTGCTGCTGAAAAAATGGGTGAACTGGCTTGTTTAGTCAGTCATCCTGAATACCGGAGAAATGCAAGAGCGGATAACCTGGTTACCCATATCGAGCGCAAAGCAAGGAAACTAGGTTTGGAGTCTGTTTTTGTTTTGACAACACAAAGTATTCATTGGTTTCGGGAACGGGGCTTTGAATTTGCAGAACTCAGCCAGTTACCTGCCGCTAAAAAAGAGCTCTACAACCTTAAACGCAACTCTC is a window from the Psychromonas ingrahamii 37 genome containing:
- the argA gene encoding amino-acid N-acetyltransferase is translated as MEVVQDSKQLVHWFRNSAPYINAHRGKTFVLMLGGEALETDNFQHIINDIALLNSLGVRLVLVHGVRPQIQKQLELNGHTSQFADDLRITDDKTLTLIKQAVGTVQIELQSRLSMGLVNSPMQGAAIRTVISNVVTAQPIGIKDGIDFCHAGKVRKIDVVGIRTQLAAGAIPVISPIGYSVTGEVFNLLAEEVATQVAVGLQADKLIGFCSNTGLLDEQGQVITELLPEQAQQYVDLMEQESEHASGTLRFLRAALAACQAGVARSHLISYYQDGALLKELFTRDGVGTQIVKESYEKIRTATIDDIGGLLELIEPLEQQGILVKRSRELLENEIGYFEIVERDGMVIGCAALYPFAAEKMGELACLVSHPEYRRNARADNLVTHIERKARKLGLESVFVLTTQSIHWFRERGFEFAELSQLPAAKKELYNLKRNSRILIRNIR